A genomic window from Streptomyces broussonetiae includes:
- a CDS encoding EamA family transporter — translation MKRSATIGLTALAPVSWGTTYAVTTEFLPPDRPLFTALMRALPAGLVLLALARVLPKGAWWWKSLVLGALNIGAFFPLLFVSAYRLPGGMAAVVGSVQPLFVVGLSALLLGRRPAGRTLATGAVAALGVSLVVLQGSGALDVTGLLAAVASTASMAAGTVLTKRWGRPDGVGPLALTGWQLTAGGLLIAPVAFLTEGAPPALDGPAVGGYLYLALANTAVAYWLWFRGIGRLTATQVAFLGPLSPLTAAVVGWVALGQALTAVQVAGMALAFGATLAGQLGERARPSFGSSEKNGRKVSMDLTGHSLRR, via the coding sequence GTGAAACGCTCCGCGACGATTGGGCTCACCGCCCTCGCCCCCGTCTCCTGGGGCACCACCTACGCGGTGACCACCGAGTTCCTGCCGCCGGACCGGCCGCTGTTCACGGCCCTGATGCGGGCCCTGCCCGCCGGGCTCGTGCTGCTGGCGCTGGCCCGGGTGCTGCCCAAGGGCGCCTGGTGGTGGAAGTCGCTGGTGCTCGGCGCGCTGAACATCGGCGCCTTCTTCCCGCTGCTGTTCGTGTCGGCGTACCGGCTGCCCGGCGGAATGGCGGCCGTCGTCGGCTCGGTCCAGCCGCTGTTCGTCGTCGGCCTCTCGGCACTGCTGCTGGGCCGGCGGCCGGCCGGGCGCACGCTCGCCACCGGCGCCGTGGCCGCGCTCGGCGTCAGTCTCGTCGTCCTGCAGGGCAGCGGTGCGCTCGACGTCACAGGGCTGCTCGCGGCCGTGGCGTCCACCGCGTCCATGGCCGCCGGGACGGTGCTGACCAAGCGGTGGGGCCGCCCGGACGGCGTCGGCCCGCTGGCTCTCACCGGCTGGCAGCTCACCGCGGGCGGCCTGCTCATCGCCCCCGTCGCCTTCCTGACCGAGGGCGCCCCGCCCGCCCTGGACGGCCCGGCCGTCGGCGGCTACCTCTATCTCGCCCTGGCCAACACGGCCGTCGCCTACTGGCTCTGGTTCCGCGGCATCGGCCGGCTCACCGCCACCCAGGTCGCCTTCCTCGGGCCGCTGTCCCCGCTGACCGCGGCCGTCGTCGGCTGGGTGGCGCTCGGGCAGGCGCTGACCGCGGTGCAGGTGGCGGGCATGGCGCTGGCGTTCGGGGCGACGCTGGCGGGGCAGCTCGGGGAACGCGCCCGGCCATCGTTCGGTTCTTCTGAAAAGAACGGTCGAAAAGTTTCGATGGACCTGACAGGTCACTCCTTGCGACGGTAG
- a CDS encoding MFS transporter, with translation MKRKSGADERVPGEWTLPVAAAVNGIGTGMYVPFTLVFFHAVTGLSFPVVGAVLTATGLAGIAVLPLAGTAVDRYGAQRVLYVLYGVRVVGFALYPFAHSLAAFAVVALVTAAADRAYPAAQQSLIGEVASGSGRDRLQASTRALQNAGNGAGALLATLVISLAGSAGYACTAWGNALTFALAALLLRPLRPAGAVGAASGTGRVPVPGRAGAGYRLVLADRPFLIVTGANFLNALSYSALSVLFPLYLVEWLHGPAVLTGAAFTVNTVLCAVGGVAVGARVRRAGARRTRAAALGGALFATAFAALIALGTLRPGSGGVLGAALVAVVVVYTVGELIHSPAAQVLAVEAAPEEVRGRYLAAYQMSWSLAKAVAPSLFTALLALDGRAPWAVLVVTSALAAALLIRVERRLPAQVLRPLPLTRHPVSAPAAPLTPVIAQPEGIRS, from the coding sequence ATGAAGCGGAAGAGCGGGGCGGACGAGCGCGTCCCGGGGGAGTGGACGCTGCCCGTCGCCGCCGCCGTCAACGGCATCGGCACCGGCATGTACGTCCCGTTCACACTGGTCTTCTTCCACGCCGTCACCGGGCTGTCCTTCCCGGTCGTCGGCGCCGTGCTCACCGCCACCGGTCTCGCGGGCATCGCGGTACTGCCGCTCGCGGGGACGGCGGTGGACCGGTACGGCGCACAGCGGGTGCTGTATGTGCTCTACGGCGTCCGGGTCGTCGGTTTCGCCCTCTACCCCTTCGCCCACTCCCTGGCCGCCTTCGCCGTCGTCGCCCTGGTCACGGCCGCCGCCGACCGGGCCTACCCCGCCGCGCAGCAGTCCCTGATCGGCGAGGTGGCGTCCGGCTCCGGGCGGGACCGGCTCCAGGCGTCGACGCGCGCACTGCAGAACGCCGGCAACGGCGCGGGCGCGCTGCTGGCAACGCTCGTCATCTCCCTTGCGGGCAGCGCCGGTTACGCCTGCACGGCCTGGGGCAACGCGCTCACCTTCGCGCTTGCGGCACTGCTGCTGCGCCCGCTGCGGCCGGCGGGCGCGGTGGGCGCGGCGAGCGGCACGGGCCGGGTGCCGGTCCCGGGGCGGGCCGGAGCCGGCTACCGGCTCGTCCTCGCCGACCGGCCCTTCCTGATCGTCACCGGCGCCAACTTCCTCAACGCACTGAGCTATTCGGCCCTCTCGGTGCTCTTCCCGCTGTACCTGGTGGAGTGGCTGCACGGGCCCGCGGTGCTCACGGGTGCCGCGTTCACCGTCAACACCGTGCTGTGCGCCGTGGGCGGGGTCGCCGTCGGCGCACGGGTCCGCAGGGCCGGTGCCCGGCGCACCCGGGCGGCGGCGCTGGGCGGGGCCCTGTTCGCCACCGCCTTCGCCGCGCTGATCGCACTGGGCACCCTGCGGCCGGGCTCCGGTGGGGTGCTGGGCGCTGCCCTGGTCGCCGTGGTCGTCGTCTACACCGTCGGCGAGCTGATCCACAGCCCGGCCGCCCAGGTGCTCGCGGTCGAGGCGGCGCCCGAGGAGGTGCGCGGCCGGTATCTGGCGGCGTATCAGATGTCCTGGTCGCTGGCGAAGGCGGTGGCGCCGTCCCTGTTCACCGCCCTGCTCGCGCTGGACGGCCGGGCGCCGTGGGCGGTCCTCGTCGTGACGTCGGCGCTCGCCGCCGCCCTGCTGATCCGCGTGGAGCGCCGCCTGCCGGCACAGGTGCTGCGGCCGCTGCCCCTCACCCGGCACCCCGTCTCCGCCCCGGCCGCCCCTCTCACTCCTGTCATCGCCCAACCCGAAGGGATCCGGTCGTGA
- a CDS encoding TetR/AcrR family transcriptional regulator — protein sequence MGWALVGHFLDLWEGSEELTAVLRVGVTHQAGAQRMQLVFRDQLLPAARQVCPDPEQFPARAALCAAQLLGLALTRYALRLPPARELTHGELPARLGPTVQRHLTAPGP from the coding sequence GTGGGTTGGGCGCTGGTGGGACACTTCCTCGACCTGTGGGAGGGGAGCGAGGAGCTGACGGCCGTTCTCCGGGTCGGTGTCACCCACCAGGCCGGCGCGCAGCGGATGCAGCTCGTCTTCCGGGACCAGCTGCTGCCGGCGGCCCGGCAGGTGTGCCCCGATCCCGAGCAGTTCCCGGCACGGGCCGCGCTGTGTGCCGCGCAGCTGCTCGGCCTGGCCCTCACCCGCTACGCACTGCGCCTGCCGCCCGCCCGGGAGCTGACCCACGGAGAGCTGCCGGCCCGGCTCGGACCGACCGTGCAGCGCCATCTGACGGCACCGGGCCCCTGA
- a CDS encoding MarR family winged helix-turn-helix transcriptional regulator has product MTEGPQQRRDPVDAIIDQWAAVRPDLESRAMEVFGRIYRLSRAMGDRMEKAYQAYGISRGEFDVLATLRRSGEPHTLSPRQLSATLMLTTGGMTGRLDKLEKAGLLRRSPDPHDRRGLQVTLTDKGLDAVDRAVGAGLAVQTAALSSLNDEQAGQLADLLRVLLAGTQEAER; this is encoded by the coding sequence ATGACCGAAGGCCCGCAGCAGCGCAGGGATCCCGTCGACGCGATCATCGACCAGTGGGCGGCCGTGCGGCCCGACCTCGAGTCCCGGGCGATGGAGGTCTTCGGACGGATCTACCGACTCTCGCGCGCCATGGGCGACCGCATGGAGAAGGCGTACCAGGCCTACGGCATCTCGCGCGGCGAGTTCGACGTGCTGGCGACCCTGCGCCGCTCCGGCGAGCCGCACACCCTCTCCCCGCGCCAGCTGTCGGCCACCCTGATGCTCACCACCGGCGGCATGACCGGCCGCCTGGACAAACTGGAGAAGGCCGGTCTGCTGCGCCGCTCCCCCGACCCGCACGACCGCCGAGGCCTGCAGGTGACGCTCACCGACAAGGGGCTGGACGCCGTGGACCGGGCGGTCGGCGCGGGCCTCGCGGTCCAGACGGCGGCCCTGTCGTCCCTGAACGACGAGCAGGCCGGCCAACTGGCCGACCTGCTGCGGGTGTTGCTCGCCGGGACACAGGAAGCGGAGCGCTAG
- a CDS encoding DMT family transporter has translation MTAVLPRTAAPTATSPLLGLACAALATVVWSGSFVTSRGLHDSVPPVQHAFWRWVIALVAVAPFGARQAWRQRRLIRRHARYVLLASFLGVAVYNTLVNQAGLTTPAATMGMIMAASPVLMALFERLGGVRLGARRTTGLLIACAGVALLVGGGAHFSAGDLWMIAAACSFAGYSALLRRRPAELGGPSFLFTTFLTGTVLLLPVQAASVAVQGGFTATPATVLPLLYVGVASSAVAFFAWNKAIALVGATRAGIVYYLQPVCVALLSWAVLGETTGWPQLLSMALILGGVVLGAGARR, from the coding sequence GTGACAGCCGTCCTGCCCCGGACCGCCGCTCCCACAGCCACCTCCCCGTTGCTCGGCCTCGCCTGCGCCGCCCTCGCCACGGTCGTCTGGTCCGGCAGCTTCGTCACTTCCCGCGGCCTGCACGACAGCGTCCCGCCCGTGCAGCACGCCTTCTGGCGCTGGGTGATCGCACTGGTCGCCGTGGCCCCCTTCGGTGCCCGGCAGGCGTGGCGACAGCGGCGGCTGATCCGGCGGCACGCCCGCTATGTGCTCCTCGCGTCGTTCCTCGGCGTGGCCGTCTACAACACCCTCGTCAACCAGGCAGGACTGACCACCCCGGCCGCCACCATGGGCATGATCATGGCGGCCTCGCCGGTCCTCATGGCGCTGTTCGAACGGCTGGGCGGCGTACGGCTCGGCGCCCGGCGCACCACCGGCCTGCTCATCGCCTGCGCCGGTGTGGCGCTGCTCGTCGGGGGCGGCGCCCACTTCTCCGCCGGAGACCTGTGGATGATCGCCGCCGCGTGCAGCTTCGCCGGCTACAGTGCGCTGCTTCGCCGCAGGCCGGCCGAACTGGGCGGTCCGTCCTTCCTGTTCACCACGTTCCTGACCGGCACCGTTCTCCTGCTCCCCGTCCAGGCCGCGAGCGTCGCCGTCCAGGGCGGCTTCACCGCGACCCCCGCAACGGTGCTGCCCCTCCTCTACGTCGGCGTGGCTTCCTCCGCCGTCGCCTTCTTCGCATGGAACAAGGCCATCGCCCTGGTCGGCGCGACCCGCGCGGGCATCGTCTACTACCTCCAGCCGGTCTGCGTGGCCCTGCTGTCCTGGGCCGTGCTCGGCGAGACGACAGGGTGGCCGCAGCTGCTGTCGATGGCCCTGATCCTGGGCGGGGTGGTGCTCGGCGCCGGGGCACGCCGTTGA